One genomic segment of Prosthecobacter fusiformis includes these proteins:
- a CDS encoding 6-phosphofructokinase, whose amino-acid sequence MRIGILNSGGDCPGLNAVIHGVVGAAHNLGWEVVGFRDGFEGLLPPGDYMMLDPSRTVGIMKLGGTILGTTNKGHFVAKVGEGNVAEVPKEIVEKAKNTLRHLEIGALIVVGGDGSLTTGLQLYNMGVPVIGVPKTIDNDIQATAMTFGFDSACHAVVDALDRLHTTAESHKRVIVLEVMGRHAGWIALYGGMAGGADVILLPEIPFHMEHVADAIRQRDARGLHSTLVVVAEGARMETGELLKKENVGGKGEDRLGGIGDYVAKKIEGMTGKETRACTLGHLQRGGAPTALDRILGVRFGAKAVHLIEEGKFGRMVSYQHYQVGDVSIEEAVNQLRLVQPDSEIIRAGRSIGICFGDRNVSR is encoded by the coding sequence ATGCGAATCGGTATCCTCAACAGTGGCGGCGATTGCCCCGGTCTCAATGCAGTCATCCACGGCGTCGTTGGCGCTGCTCATAATCTTGGCTGGGAAGTCGTCGGCTTCCGCGATGGTTTCGAAGGCCTGCTGCCTCCGGGGGATTACATGATGCTGGACCCCAGCCGCACTGTCGGGATCATGAAGCTCGGTGGCACCATTCTGGGCACCACCAACAAAGGCCACTTCGTCGCCAAAGTCGGTGAAGGCAACGTCGCTGAAGTCCCCAAGGAAATCGTCGAAAAAGCCAAAAACACCCTCCGTCATTTGGAGATCGGCGCACTCATCGTCGTCGGCGGAGACGGCTCCCTGACCACCGGCCTGCAGCTTTACAACATGGGCGTGCCCGTCATCGGCGTGCCCAAGACCATTGATAATGACATCCAGGCCACAGCCATGACCTTTGGCTTTGATTCCGCCTGCCACGCCGTGGTGGATGCCCTGGACCGCCTTCACACCACCGCAGAAAGCCACAAGCGCGTCATCGTGCTCGAAGTCATGGGCCGCCACGCCGGCTGGATCGCCCTTTATGGCGGCATGGCAGGTGGGGCCGATGTCATCCTGCTCCCGGAAATCCCCTTCCACATGGAGCACGTGGCCGATGCCATCCGCCAGCGCGATGCCCGCGGCCTGCACAGCACCCTCGTCGTCGTCGCTGAAGGCGCACGCATGGAGACCGGGGAGCTTTTGAAAAAAGAAAACGTCGGTGGCAAAGGCGAGGACCGCCTGGGTGGCATCGGCGATTACGTGGCCAAAAAGATCGAAGGCATGACGGGCAAGGAAACCCGCGCCTGCACCCTTGGCCACCTTCAGCGTGGTGGCGCACCCACCGCCCTGGACCGCATCCTCGGCGTCCGTTTCGGAGCCAAAGCCGTTCACTTGATCGAAGAAGGCAAATTCGGCCGCATGGTCAGCTACCAGCATTATCAAGTCGGCGATGTCAGCATCGAGGAAGCCGTCAACCAGCTCCGTCTCGTGCAGCCAGATAGCGAAATCATCCGCGCAGGCCGCAGCATCGGCATCTGCTTTGGGGATCGCAACGTCTCTCGTTGA